The genome window GCGCACCGTCGCGCCCGCGGCCCCCGTCGCGGCGGCCCCCGTCACGGTGAGGGCGGCCGTCGTGCGAACGCCCGCCGTCGCGGCGGCTGGCGAGCGACGGCCGCGAATCGGCGAACCGACCGACCGGCATCTCGTCGCTGTCGAACGCTTCGGCATTCGCCAGGTTGGCGCGGCCGAGGCGATCGATTTCGATCAGCCGCACCTTCACTTCCTGGCCGAGCTCCAGTACGTCGGACACCGACTCCACGTGTTCGCGCGAAATCTTGGAAATGTGCAGCAGGCCCTCCTTGCCGGGGAGGAACTCCACGAACGCGCCGAAGTCCATGATGCGCTTCACGACGCCGTCGTAGTCCTTGCCGACTTCGGGTTCCTCTACGGAGGCTTCGATCAACTGCAGCGCCTTGTCGGCGGCCGGCTTGCGCCGCGCGTAGATCATCACCGTGCCGTCGTCGCGAATGTTCACGTCAGCGCCGCTCTGCTCCGTGATGGAACGGATGTTGGCGCCGCCGGGGCCGATCAGTGCGCCGATCTTGTCCTCCGGAATGGAAGTGGACATGATCTTGGGAGCGTGGTCGGAGATTTCGTCGCGCGGCGAGTCGATCGTGTCCGCCATGATCGCCAGTATCTTCAGGCGTCCGGCGCGCGCCTTGTCCAACGCCTGCTCAAGCACCGCTTGGTCCACGCCGGCGACCTTGATGTCCATCTGGAACGCGGTGATGCCGTCGGTGGTGCCGGCGACCTTGAAGTCCATGTCCCCGAGGTGATCTTCCTCGCCGAGGATGTCGCTGATCACCACGTGGCGGGAGCCGTCGGTCACCAGTCCCATCGCGATGCCGGCCACCGACTTCTTGATCGGCACGCCCGCATTGAGCAGACTGAGGGTCCCGCCGCACACCGATGCCATCGACGAGGAGCCGTTGGACTCCAGGATTTCGGAGACCAGCCGGATCGTGTACGGGAACTCTTCCTTGGCAGGGATCATCCCCTCGAGCGCGCGCTCGGCCAGGTGTCCGTGGCCGACCTCCCGGCGTCCGGTTCCGAGGCGGCCGGTCTCACCGACCGAGAACGGCGGGAAGTTGTAGTGCAGCATGAAGCCCTTGCGGGTGTCCTGATCGGTCTCCAGCGCGTCCAGGACGCGTAGTTCGTCGCTCTCGCTGCCCAGGGTGGTGAGCGCAAGCGCCTGCGTCTCGCCGCGGGTAAACAGGGCCGCCCCGTGCGCCCGCGGCAGCACGTCGATCTCGCAGCTGATCGGGCGGATGTCGTCGGGGCCACGACCGTCGGTGCGCACCTCCTTGTCCAGAATCGACTCGCGCACCACGTGCGTCTCCAGGTCCTCCAGCAGACCGTGCGCGCGCTCGGTTTCGTCGTCTCCGATGCGGTCGGCAAACTCGGCCAATGCGGCGCCACTCACTTCCTTGATCGCGCTCGACCG of Spirochaetaceae bacterium contains these proteins:
- the pnp gene encoding polyribonucleotide nucleotidyltransferase encodes the protein MSHRVRCQLGGEELILETGRLAKQANGSVYAEYAGSAVLATVCCSAKTIEGLDYVPLQVEYNEKAYAAGKIPGSIFKREGRPKDREILVSRLIDRPLRPLFSKAFKRDIQVVPTVISADQVNPPDVVAMVAASAAVTVSDIPFDGPVGAVRVADVDGELVVNPTYEQRDGAGLEIVVAGTETGITMVEGGAEEASEERMIEAISLAHQRIRELCSLQAELASAVGRAKLALPPAQSPLAVHDELWAWALPKMQEACFVKGKFERSSAIKEVSGAALAEFADRIGDDETERAHGLLEDLETHVVRESILDKEVRTDGRGPDDIRPISCEIDVLPRAHGAALFTRGETQALALTTLGSESDELRVLDALETDQDTRKGFMLHYNFPPFSVGETGRLGTGRREVGHGHLAERALEGMIPAKEEFPYTIRLVSEILESNGSSSMASVCGGTLSLLNAGVPIKKSVAGIAMGLVTDGSRHVVISDILGEEDHLGDMDFKVAGTTDGITAFQMDIKVAGVDQAVLEQALDKARAGRLKILAIMADTIDSPRDEISDHAPKIMSTSIPEDKIGALIGPGGANIRSITEQSGADVNIRDDGTVMIYARRKPAADKALQLIEASVEEPEVGKDYDGVVKRIMDFGAFVEFLPGKEGLLHISKISREHVESVSDVLELGQEVKVRLIEIDRLGRANLANAEAFDSDEMPVGRFADSRPSLASRRDGGRSHDGRPHRDGGRRDGGRGRDGA